One window of bacterium genomic DNA carries:
- a CDS encoding CBS domain-containing protein, which yields MKDLKSIKVKDVMVRGVLIIPENASVSQAVRVMADNKVSGLAVTSSQEGLIGVLSETDVVKVFGEDLIKVKVKDIMTKGVIAIDKEEPLENACQIMRQKKIHRLLIQEEVKGVYGKEGETKKFPAGLLSISDIVRVLAESQKG from the coding sequence ATGAAAGACTTAAAATCTATAAAGGTAAAGGATGTAATGGTCAGAGGGGTATTGATTATCCCGGAAAATGCCTCAGTATCTCAAGCAGTTAGAGTAATGGCGGATAATAAGGTCAGCGGACTGGCGGTTACATCTTCTCAAGAAGGATTAATCGGCGTTTTATCCGAAACAGATGTTGTCAAGGTATTTGGTGAGGATTTAATTAAAGTTAAAGTTAAAGATATTATGACAAAAGGGGTAATTGCTATTGATAAAGAGGAACCTCTGGAGAATGCCTGTCAGATAATGCGTCAGAAAAAAATACATCGGTTACTCATCCAGGAAGAGGTAAAAGGTGTCTATGGAAAGGAAGGGGAGACAAAAAAGTTTCCCGCAGGATTACTTTCTATATCTGACATTGTCAGGGTGTTGGCTGAAAGTCAAAAGGGATAA